A genomic region of Thermococcus sp. contains the following coding sequences:
- a CDS encoding lysylphosphatidylglycerol synthase transmembrane domain-containing protein, whose protein sequence is MGRRKYTLIGAALLVIVLLLWWAGIEDVLEILETARPDYFLMAIVVYIASLITWALRWRVLLKSLGVKANFATILEGLLVGIFINNITPGARGGGEPVRAYYIHKKTGDPYGPIFATVMIDRLTDVIPVMIMLILSTVYVYGLGSMTLMVTLLVLDAFFVGMTLVSAGIILSERKTKSILYWLYRQFGRIMPKKAMNYEEKFVKTVEVSVPQFQDNLRILLTHKKAFALSVSWSFITWTLIILRSYYIFYSINSPIRLLDIMVVQMVGIAVGMFAVVPGGAGLIAAVNSAVYVLLGINKEIAVTATLLERLISYWAPTIIGAGLTTRFGAMVKKLKRKAGDNDINVEDENKT, encoded by the coding sequence ATGGGCAGGAGAAAGTACACCCTCATAGGGGCCGCACTGCTCGTCATAGTCCTGCTCCTCTGGTGGGCTGGGATAGAGGACGTCCTCGAGATACTGGAAACAGCCAGACCCGACTACTTCCTCATGGCGATCGTCGTTTACATTGCCTCACTGATTACGTGGGCGCTCCGTTGGCGGGTCCTCCTCAAGAGCCTTGGGGTGAAGGCAAACTTTGCAACCATACTCGAGGGACTTCTCGTGGGCATCTTCATCAACAACATAACCCCCGGCGCTAGAGGCGGTGGGGAACCTGTGAGGGCATATTACATCCACAAAAAGACCGGAGACCCCTACGGTCCGATTTTCGCAACGGTGATGATAGACAGGCTCACCGACGTTATTCCTGTTATGATAATGCTCATCCTCAGCACAGTTTACGTCTACGGTCTGGGCTCAATGACGTTGATGGTGACCCTCCTCGTCCTCGACGCGTTCTTTGTGGGGATGACCTTGGTCTCGGCTGGTATAATACTGAGCGAACGAAAGACGAAGAGCATTCTTTACTGGTTATACCGCCAGTTTGGTAGGATAATGCCCAAAAAAGCTATGAACTACGAAGAGAAGTTCGTAAAGACCGTTGAGGTGAGCGTGCCCCAGTTCCAAGACAACCTCAGGATTTTATTAACCCACAAAAAAGCCTTCGCCCTCTCGGTGTCCTGGTCGTTCATAACCTGGACGCTGATAATCCTGCGCTCGTACTACATTTTCTACAGCATAAACAGTCCGATACGACTCCTCGACATTATGGTCGTGCAGATGGTCGGCATAGCGGTGGGGATGTTCGCGGTGGTTCCGGGTGGGGCAGGTCTTATCGCGGCTGTGAACTCGGCAGTTTACGTCCTCCTGGGGATAAACAAGGAGATAGCGGTTACAGCGACGCTTCTGGAGAGGTTAATCTCATACTGGGCACCCACAATCATAGGAGCAGGGCTTACAACACGCTTTGGAGCTATGGTGAAGAAACTTAAGAGGAAAGCCGGCGACAACGATATAAACGTGGAAGATGAAAATAAGACTTAA
- a CDS encoding RsmB/NOP family class I SAM-dependent RNA methyltransferase, whose product MSYQEAFPPELRRYYRKLFGREAEEIMASLRTPVEKYYLRVNTLKTSRSKLMSILRKEGLKPKRSPHLKKGIYFKRGGPNFPDEYNPDLPVAMANKFAAESIYQGANLYAPGVLQANRKIKPGDEVEIRDPKGLLVGVGIARMGAKEMMTSTRGLAVEVTLPKFKLPSLNELESFKEGLFYAQSLPSMVVAHVLEPSEEELIIDMAAAPGGKTSHIAQLMENMGEIVAMDKSKNRLRKTKEELDRLGVKNVKLIRMDARKLPELGIEADKILLDAPCTALGIRPKLWEGRTPKDIEATARYQRAFIRAAVKSLRKDGVLVYSTCTLSLEENEANVRYIIEKGLKLEEQSHFIGSQGMGLDDVQRFYPNRHLTQGFFIAKFRKVG is encoded by the coding sequence ATGAGCTACCAGGAGGCGTTTCCACCCGAGCTGAGGAGATATTACAGGAAACTCTTCGGGCGCGAAGCGGAGGAGATAATGGCCTCCCTTAGGACGCCGGTGGAGAAGTACTACCTCCGGGTCAACACGCTCAAGACGAGCCGCTCAAAGCTAATGAGCATCCTAAGGAAGGAAGGTCTCAAGCCGAAGCGAAGCCCCCACCTCAAGAAGGGGATATACTTCAAGCGTGGGGGACCAAACTTCCCTGACGAGTACAATCCCGACCTCCCGGTGGCGATGGCCAATAAGTTCGCGGCCGAGAGCATCTACCAGGGGGCCAATCTCTACGCCCCCGGCGTCCTCCAAGCAAACAGGAAGATAAAACCGGGCGACGAGGTTGAAATCCGCGACCCAAAAGGTTTGCTCGTCGGCGTTGGAATAGCCAGAATGGGCGCGAAGGAGATGATGACTTCAACACGGGGCCTGGCCGTCGAGGTAACCCTGCCGAAGTTCAAGCTCCCCAGTCTGAACGAGCTGGAATCCTTTAAGGAAGGTCTCTTCTACGCCCAGAGTCTGCCCTCAATGGTTGTTGCCCACGTTCTGGAGCCGAGCGAGGAGGAACTGATAATCGACATGGCCGCCGCCCCAGGCGGAAAGACGAGCCACATCGCCCAGCTGATGGAGAACATGGGCGAAATAGTAGCGATGGATAAGTCAAAGAACAGGTTGAGGAAGACCAAAGAAGAGCTGGACAGGCTCGGCGTGAAGAACGTTAAGCTGATCAGGATGGACGCGAGGAAATTACCGGAGCTTGGAATCGAGGCCGACAAGATACTCCTCGATGCCCCCTGCACCGCCCTTGGCATAAGGCCAAAGCTATGGGAGGGAAGGACACCAAAAGACATCGAGGCTACCGCACGCTACCAGAGAGCCTTCATCCGGGCGGCGGTGAAGTCGCTCAGGAAGGATGGCGTTTTGGTTTACTCGACCTGCACGCTCTCACTTGAGGAGAATGAGGCGAACGTGAGATATATCATTGAGAAAGGCCTAAAGTTAGAGGAGCAGAGTCATTTCATAGGCTCCCAAGGGATGGGGCTTGATGATGTCCAAAGGTTCTACCCCAACAGACACCTCACGCAGGGCTTCTTCATAGCGAAGTTCAGGAAGGTGGGGTAA